The following coding sequences are from one Planctomycetaceae bacterium window:
- a CDS encoding cupin domain-containing protein, which yields MKKAKSKNTVLKNCLAKAADLNSLIEYSADSVVSKTIIDKSVGTVTLFAFDAGQGLSEHQAPYDATVQIVDGSAVLTIGGKKVKAKAGQIVIMPANVPHAVQAKEKFKMLLIMIRA from the coding sequence ATGAAAAAAGCGAAAAGTAAAAATACTGTTCTCAAAAATTGTTTGGCAAAGGCCGCTGATTTAAACAGTCTTATCGAATATTCGGCTGATTCAGTTGTCAGCAAAACGATAATCGACAAATCCGTCGGCACAGTAACACTTTTCGCTTTCGATGCCGGTCAGGGCTTGAGCGAACACCAGGCACCGTATGACGCAACCGTGCAAATTGTTGACGGCTCTGCGGTTCTGACCATCGGCGGAAAAAAAGTTAAGGCAAAGGCGGGTCAGATTGTGATTATGCCCGCCAATGTCCCGCACGCTGTGCAGGCGAAAGAAAAATTTAAAATGCTTTTGATTATGATTCGAGCTTAA